In Labilibaculum sp. DW002, one DNA window encodes the following:
- a CDS encoding rhomboid family intramembrane serine protease, whose amino-acid sequence MSQFRSSLMNLPPVVKNLLIINVLMLLVTSVVGDRFGFNIDRLLALHFPLSEYFRPHQFVTHMFMHGGIGHLFFNMFALFMFGRVLESVWGPKRFLIYYMVTGLGAAALHTFVGWLDYSSMKAAANAFANTPTPDLMLDFIREHMGRVQPWVTDFVNSWAENPSNAYDTQKAIAMVNQMITENINVPTVGASGAVFGILLAFGMLFPNTELMLIFPPIPIKAKYFVIGYGLIELFMGVQNQSGDNIAHFAHLGGMLFGFVLIKIWQKNSKNFY is encoded by the coding sequence ATGAGTCAATTTAGATCTTCATTAATGAATCTGCCTCCGGTTGTAAAAAACCTGTTAATAATTAACGTTCTTATGTTATTAGTCACTAGTGTTGTTGGTGACCGATTTGGCTTTAATATTGATCGTCTTTTAGCACTTCATTTTCCACTATCGGAATATTTTCGACCGCACCAATTCGTAACGCATATGTTTATGCATGGTGGTATTGGTCATTTGTTTTTCAATATGTTTGCTCTTTTTATGTTTGGGCGAGTATTGGAGAGTGTGTGGGGACCAAAGAGATTCTTAATTTACTATATGGTAACAGGGCTTGGAGCTGCTGCTCTTCACACTTTCGTGGGATGGCTCGATTATTCTTCGATGAAAGCTGCTGCCAATGCTTTTGCTAATACTCCAACGCCTGATTTAATGTTGGATTTTATTCGTGAACACATGGGCCGAGTTCAACCTTGGGTTACTGATTTTGTGAACTCTTGGGCTGAAAACCCAAGCAACGCCTACGATACACAGAAAGCCATCGCAATGGTGAACCAAATGATTACAGAGAACATTAATGTTCCAACAGTAGGTGCCTCTGGTGCTGTTTTTGGTATACTTCTAGCTTTTGGAATGTTATTCCCTAATACCGAGTTGATGCTGATTTTCCCTCCAATTCCAATTAAAGCCAAGTATTTTGTAATTGGTTATGGTCTTATAGAATTATTCATGGGTGTTCAAAATCAATCAGGCGACAACATTGCCCATTTTGCCCATTTAGGAGGAATGCTATTTGGCTTTGTCTTAATTAAGATTTGGCAGAAGAATTCAAAAAACTTTTATTAA
- the lpcA gene encoding D-sedoheptulose 7-phosphate isomerase yields MILNDIKESFLDAQKVLNEFVADEANFLAIEKAGDAMVQSLKKNGKVISCGNGGSMCDAMHFAEELTGRFRADRPSMAAVAISDPSHITCVANDYGFDYIFSRYVEGMGQSGDVFLGISTSGNSANIINAIKAAKEKGMFVVGLTGKTGGEMAELCDVEIRVPWKQYSDRVQEIHIKVIHCLIQYIEAKMK; encoded by the coding sequence ATGATTCTAAACGATATAAAGGAAAGCTTTTTGGATGCGCAAAAAGTATTGAATGAATTTGTTGCCGATGAGGCAAACTTTTTGGCGATTGAAAAGGCAGGTGATGCAATGGTTCAATCCTTAAAAAAAAATGGCAAGGTTATTTCGTGTGGTAATGGTGGTTCTATGTGTGATGCCATGCATTTTGCGGAAGAATTAACAGGCCGTTTTAGAGCCGACAGACCATCTATGGCAGCAGTTGCAATATCAGATCCAAGTCACATTACTTGTGTTGCCAATGACTATGGCTTCGATTATATTTTTTCTAGATATGTTGAAGGAATGGGGCAATCAGGAGATGTATTTTTAGGAATTAGCACCTCGGGAAATTCTGCTAATATTATTAACGCAATTAAAGCAGCTAAAGAGAAGGGGATGTTTGTTGTTGGTTTAACGGGTAAAACTGGTGGCGAAATGGCAGAACTTTGCGATGTTGAAATTAGAGTGCCTTGGAAGCAATATTCCGATCGAGTTCAAGAAATTCACATTAAAGTTATTCATTGCTTAATTCAATATATCGAAGCAAAAATGAAATGA
- a CDS encoding ion transporter, with the protein MITTKSRLYEIIFEADTKTGKIFDVSLLIVILLSILLVMLESVPSIEAEYHYLLKISEWVITGIFSLEYIMRIWIVKKPKAYIFSFYGIIDLLSVLPTYLALIVTGTHGFMVIRALRLLRVFRILKLNRYTKEGTIIIRALRNSRIKISVFLFAVVTLVIIIGTIMYLIEGGENGFTSIPRGIYWAVVTLTTVGYGDISPSTSLGQFFASIVMIMGYAIIAVPTGIVTAELSKNSSKPQSTQVCPNCMADEHSEDSIYCNKCGKKLN; encoded by the coding sequence ATGATCACTACCAAAAGTCGTCTCTACGAAATCATCTTTGAAGCCGATACAAAAACGGGAAAAATATTTGATGTTTCTCTCCTAATTGTCATCCTTCTAAGCATACTCTTGGTAATGCTCGAAAGTGTTCCATCAATTGAGGCTGAATACCACTATTTACTAAAAATATCAGAATGGGTGATAACCGGTATTTTCTCTCTTGAATACATTATGAGAATTTGGATTGTAAAAAAACCAAAGGCGTATATTTTTAGTTTTTACGGCATAATCGATCTACTATCGGTATTGCCAACCTATTTGGCTCTTATCGTTACAGGAACTCATGGTTTCATGGTTATTAGAGCTCTCCGATTGCTTCGCGTTTTCCGTATCTTAAAATTAAATCGTTACACCAAAGAGGGTACAATTATCATACGAGCTTTGCGCAATAGTAGAATAAAAATTTCTGTATTTCTCTTTGCTGTTGTTACTCTGGTGATCATTATTGGAACCATCATGTATTTAATTGAAGGCGGCGAAAATGGATTCACAAGTATTCCCCGTGGTATTTATTGGGCAGTTGTGACCCTAACAACAGTCGGATATGGAGACATTTCTCCTAGCACATCATTGGGACAATTCTTTGCGAGCATTGTCATGATAATGGGTTATGCCATAATTGCTGTTCCTACTGGAATTGTAACAGCAGAACTTAGCAAAAACTCTTCTAAGCCACAATCAACACAAGTTTGTCCGAATTGCATGGCCGATGAACACTCCGAAGACTCTATTTATTGTAATAAATGCGGTAAAAAACTAAATTAA
- the mutL gene encoding DNA mismatch repair endonuclease MutL, whose product MSDIIQILPDSVANQIAAGEVVQRPASVVKELVENAIDAGSTSIKINLKDAGKTLIQIIDNGCGMSATDARLAFERHATSKIKAAKDLFAIRTMGFRGEALASIAAIANVELKTKRTEDELGTHLVIDGSELASQDSIACPPGSNFIVKNLFYNVPARRKFLKANSTELRNIITEFQRITLANPEIEFQLIHNDAEVYNLTPSNTRQRIVNIFGRSINTRLISIDTNTSIVKLTGFIGKPKNAKKRTDEQFFFVNDRYMRHPYFHKAVLLAYDKILPPDTIPPYFIFFEVDPKIIDINIHPTKTEIKFEDEQAIFQIIQASIREALGKFNIVPSIDFDEDTSLEIPVAGQNSEIEAPMIKVNPEFNPFEADSNYNPFDGEKSYNPFDEERKSFESNQFYQEFKAKTPPPSSTPTKKEVPEKWETLYEEPAKKEKEEKLSQAAIDRENIPDYFQPQQSMPEFTQKTLQPKEQIQKAKNFFQLKNKYILTPIRSGLMIIDQRKAHERILFEKFINSLENHQGIAQQTLFPQTIELNASDYTLLQVIIEDVRALGFDIREFGKKTFVINGTPADIQNCEPKELVENLLANYKSNQMDVKLKVRENLAKSLAKASALNYGKTLSNEEMSSILDQLFACTTPNFTPDGKAIISVLESQELESRFK is encoded by the coding sequence ATGTCCGATATTATACAAATACTTCCAGATTCAGTAGCGAACCAAATTGCGGCAGGAGAGGTTGTTCAACGTCCAGCTTCAGTTGTTAAGGAATTGGTTGAGAATGCAATTGATGCAGGAAGTACTTCCATAAAAATAAACCTCAAGGATGCAGGTAAAACACTCATCCAAATTATAGATAATGGTTGCGGCATGTCGGCAACGGATGCCAGATTGGCTTTCGAGCGTCATGCGACTTCAAAAATTAAAGCTGCTAAGGATCTGTTTGCCATTCGTACAATGGGTTTTCGAGGAGAAGCTTTGGCTTCTATTGCTGCCATTGCCAATGTCGAACTAAAAACAAAACGAACCGAAGACGAGTTGGGTACTCATCTTGTGATTGATGGTTCTGAATTGGCTTCTCAAGATTCTATTGCTTGCCCACCGGGAAGTAATTTTATCGTGAAGAATCTTTTTTATAATGTTCCTGCACGACGAAAATTTCTCAAAGCGAATTCAACTGAACTTCGAAATATTATCACTGAATTTCAGAGAATAACTTTGGCTAATCCTGAAATTGAGTTTCAGTTGATTCATAACGATGCCGAGGTTTATAATTTGACACCAAGTAATACACGTCAGCGCATTGTCAATATTTTTGGTCGTAGTATCAATACCAGATTAATTAGTATTGATACAAATACGAGTATTGTAAAGTTGACGGGCTTTATTGGGAAACCTAAGAATGCTAAGAAAAGAACGGATGAACAGTTTTTCTTCGTGAACGATCGCTATATGCGCCATCCGTATTTTCACAAGGCTGTTTTGTTGGCTTACGATAAAATTTTGCCGCCTGATACTATACCGCCTTATTTTATTTTCTTCGAGGTTGATCCTAAGATTATAGATATTAATATTCATCCAACAAAAACAGAAATCAAGTTTGAGGATGAACAAGCAATTTTTCAGATTATTCAGGCCTCAATTCGTGAGGCTTTAGGGAAATTTAATATTGTTCCTTCTATCGATTTTGATGAGGATACCAGTTTAGAAATTCCGGTGGCTGGGCAAAATTCGGAAATTGAAGCTCCCATGATTAAGGTAAATCCGGAGTTTAATCCTTTCGAAGCAGATTCAAACTACAATCCTTTCGATGGAGAAAAAAGCTATAATCCTTTCGACGAGGAACGCAAGTCTTTTGAGTCCAATCAGTTTTATCAAGAATTTAAAGCCAAAACGCCTCCTCCTTCTAGCACTCCAACTAAAAAAGAGGTTCCTGAAAAATGGGAAACGCTTTACGAAGAGCCTGCTAAGAAAGAGAAAGAAGAAAAATTAAGCCAAGCGGCAATTGATCGGGAAAATATTCCTGATTATTTTCAGCCTCAACAATCGATGCCCGAGTTTACTCAAAAAACCTTACAACCTAAAGAGCAAATTCAAAAGGCAAAGAACTTTTTCCAGCTGAAAAACAAATACATTCTTACGCCAATTCGGTCCGGTTTAATGATTATTGATCAGCGCAAAGCTCATGAGCGAATTCTTTTCGAAAAGTTTATTAATTCATTGGAAAACCATCAAGGAATTGCGCAGCAAACACTTTTTCCACAAACCATAGAATTAAATGCTTCGGATTATACCCTTTTGCAGGTAATAATTGAAGATGTTAGAGCCTTGGGCTTTGACATTCGTGAATTTGGAAAGAAAACTTTTGTAATTAATGGTACGCCAGCCGATATTCAAAATTGCGAACCAAAGGAATTGGTTGAAAACCTATTGGCAAATTACAAATCGAACCAAATGGATGTGAAACTAAAAGTTCGTGAAAATCTGGCTAAATCTTTAGCAAAAGCTTCTGCCCTTAACTATGGCAAAACGCTTTCTAACGAAGAAATGAGCTCGATTCTTGATCAACTTTTTGCTTGTACAACACCAAACTTTACTCCTGACGGGAAAGCAATTATTTCTGTACTGGAGTCGCAAGAATTAGAAAGCCGATTCAAATAA
- a CDS encoding rhomboid family protein: MSMNFNNPYQSYSHQSIWEGIKNSFKEGSTLSKLIYINLGVFLIVKIVGLFTYLFNLEISQVPFLVYWLSVPAETSALLGRPWTVFSYMFLHKGFLHILFNMLWLYWFGRIFLSFLDQKKLLSVYLIGGLTGAAVFIFAFNLFPVFENVLPIAVALGASASVMAVVFAAVSYSPNYIVNLVFLGPVKIKYIALFFVLTDIIQLPDGNAGGHLAHLGGAFYGWLFITQLRKGKDISSGFNQMMDTVFSWFKSKKKMKVTHKRSRTGDDKAYNKQKKQKQENLNEILEKISKSGYDSLSKEEKEILFKSSNQK; this comes from the coding sequence ATGAGCATGAATTTTAACAACCCATACCAATCTTATTCTCATCAAAGTATTTGGGAAGGCATTAAGAACTCTTTTAAAGAGGGAAGCACGCTTAGTAAGTTAATTTACATCAATTTGGGAGTATTTTTAATTGTGAAAATTGTTGGCCTATTTACCTACCTTTTCAATTTGGAAATATCGCAAGTTCCATTTTTGGTTTATTGGCTATCGGTACCTGCCGAAACAAGCGCTCTTTTAGGAAGACCTTGGACCGTATTCAGCTATATGTTCTTACATAAGGGATTTCTTCATATTCTATTCAACATGCTTTGGCTGTATTGGTTTGGTAGAATTTTCCTGAGTTTTCTCGATCAGAAAAAACTATTAAGTGTTTATTTAATTGGCGGTTTAACTGGGGCAGCAGTCTTCATTTTTGCTTTTAATTTGTTTCCGGTTTTTGAGAATGTTTTACCTATAGCAGTGGCTTTAGGTGCTTCGGCTTCGGTAATGGCAGTTGTATTTGCTGCGGTTAGTTATTCCCCAAATTATATTGTAAATTTAGTATTCCTGGGACCTGTTAAGATCAAGTATATTGCTCTTTTCTTCGTTCTTACTGATATTATTCAGTTGCCTGATGGTAATGCTGGTGGGCATTTAGCTCATTTAGGTGGTGCTTTTTATGGTTGGCTATTTATCACACAATTACGTAAAGGAAAAGATATTTCTTCGGGCTTTAATCAGATGATGGATACCGTGTTTTCATGGTTTAAATCGAAAAAGAAGATGAAAGTGACACATAAAAGGTCACGTACGGGTGATGATAAGGCTTACAATAAGCAAAAGAAGCAAAAGCAAGAGAATTTGAATGAGATCCTTGAAAAAATATCTAAATCGGGTTATGATAGTCTTTCGAAAGAAGAGAAAGAAATTCTATTTAAGTCGAGTAATCAGAAATAA
- a CDS encoding YifB family Mg chelatase-like AAA ATPase — MLVKTYGSAVYGIHATTITIEVNVFNGVRFSLVGLPDNAVKESQQRIDSALREVGYKIPGKKIIINMAPADIRKEGSAYDLPLAVGILTATEQIKCPDLQKYVIMGELSLDGSLVPIKGVLPMAIKAREEGFEGLILPKENAKEAAVVNKLRVIGADNIKEVIEFLKGDLEILPTEVDTRAEFYAHLNNFPHDFADVKGQENVKRALEIAAAGGHNIIMIGPPGSGKTMLAKRIPGILPPLSLQEALETTKIHSVAGTLEKDNGLMTKRPFRSPHHTISDVALVGGGTVPQPGEISLSHNGVLFLDELPEFKRTVLEVMRQPLEDRTITISRAKFTVDYPASTMLISSMNPCPCGFYNHPDKDCLCPPGMVQKYLSRISGPLLDRIDIHIEVTPVSFDKISEKRLSEKSEVIRERVEKSRQIQEKRFEEQDGVHCNAQMSSKLLRQHCQPNEDGMKLLKVAMEKVGLSARAYDRILKVSRTIADLEGSETIETDHLSEAIQYRSLDRDGWGG, encoded by the coding sequence ATGCTTGTTAAAACCTACGGAAGTGCTGTGTATGGTATTCATGCCACCACTATTACAATTGAAGTCAATGTTTTTAACGGAGTTCGTTTTTCATTAGTTGGTTTACCCGACAATGCCGTGAAAGAAAGCCAGCAGCGTATTGATTCTGCATTGCGTGAAGTCGGCTATAAAATTCCGGGAAAAAAAATCATCATTAATATGGCCCCAGCTGATATTCGAAAAGAAGGATCGGCATACGATTTACCATTGGCAGTTGGAATTTTAACGGCAACTGAGCAAATTAAGTGCCCCGATTTACAAAAATATGTAATCATGGGAGAGCTTTCGCTTGATGGAAGTTTAGTTCCTATAAAAGGTGTTTTGCCAATGGCAATTAAAGCCAGAGAGGAAGGTTTTGAAGGTTTGATTTTACCCAAGGAAAATGCAAAAGAAGCAGCTGTTGTAAACAAATTAAGAGTAATTGGTGCTGATAACATTAAGGAAGTGATCGAATTTCTAAAAGGCGATTTGGAGATTCTACCTACTGAGGTAGATACGCGAGCTGAGTTTTATGCACACCTAAATAATTTTCCTCATGATTTTGCCGATGTAAAAGGACAGGAGAATGTGAAACGTGCTCTTGAAATTGCAGCAGCGGGGGGACACAATATTATCATGATCGGACCTCCGGGTTCTGGAAAAACCATGTTGGCAAAGCGCATACCAGGCATATTGCCTCCATTGAGTTTGCAGGAAGCACTGGAAACAACAAAAATTCATTCTGTTGCTGGTACTCTTGAAAAAGATAATGGTTTAATGACTAAGCGTCCTTTTCGATCTCCGCACCACACCATATCTGATGTAGCCCTCGTAGGTGGTGGTACTGTTCCTCAGCCCGGTGAAATATCTTTATCGCACAATGGGGTTTTGTTTCTCGATGAGCTACCTGAGTTTAAACGCACAGTACTTGAGGTTATGCGACAACCTTTAGAGGATAGAACCATTACCATATCACGCGCTAAATTTACGGTTGATTACCCGGCAAGTACCATGTTGATTTCCTCTATGAACCCTTGCCCTTGCGGATTTTATAATCATCCTGATAAAGATTGCCTGTGTCCTCCGGGTATGGTACAAAAATATTTGAGCCGAATTTCTGGACCACTTCTCGATCGTATTGATATTCATATAGAGGTTACCCCTGTTTCTTTCGATAAGATATCAGAAAAACGGCTTTCGGAAAAAAGTGAGGTAATTCGCGAGAGGGTTGAGAAATCTCGACAAATACAAGAAAAACGTTTCGAGGAACAAGATGGTGTGCATTGCAATGCACAAATGAGTTCAAAATTACTGCGCCAACACTGTCAGCCCAATGAAGATGGTATGAAGCTTCTTAAAGTAGCTATGGAGAAGGTTGGGCTATCGGCTCGTGCATACGACAGAATTCTTAAGGTATCGAGAACAATTGCCGACTTAGAAGGATCTGAAACTATCGAAACCGATCACCTATCGGAAGCGATCCAATATAGAAGTTTGGATCGTGATGGATGGGGAGGGTAA
- a CDS encoding endonuclease/exonuclease/phosphatase family protein, with amino-acid sequence MKKFLHKFLVIFSLIFSGSLLISYLAAHINPENFWLPAFWGLAYPYLLASNILFVIYWMLRRKWSFLIPLTAILIGYQSFGNFIQIRINRDAEPKENSFQVLSYNIRSFDIYKWTNDPKTPKNILHFSKNSKADIVCFQEFRSTEKGLLSMYNIKKELGIKHAIKSKKGTDVAIFSKYPITHQGEISFEKGNFGSAIFADLKIGKKTLRVYNLHLESNRFVRKNYKFINKKEFKGDEQELDELRDISFRLRHAFIRRAKQAQIVRSHINKSPHPTLVCGDFNDTPQSFTYSTLRDDFKDCFKEKGSGISTTYSGDFPSFRIDYILHDKNMICNKYSRIKKEHSDHFPILSELSFAKK; translated from the coding sequence GTGAAAAAATTTCTGCACAAATTCTTAGTTATTTTTAGTCTTATTTTTTCAGGCTCACTCCTTATTTCTTATTTGGCAGCGCACATCAACCCTGAAAACTTTTGGCTACCAGCATTTTGGGGCTTAGCTTATCCCTATCTGCTAGCAAGCAATATTCTTTTTGTAATTTACTGGATGCTTCGAAGAAAGTGGAGTTTTCTAATTCCGCTTACGGCCATTTTAATTGGCTATCAGTCATTTGGGAATTTCATTCAAATTCGAATCAACAGAGATGCAGAACCTAAAGAAAATTCGTTTCAGGTTCTATCCTACAACATTCGCTCCTTCGACATTTACAAATGGACGAATGATCCTAAAACGCCAAAAAACATCCTTCACTTCTCAAAGAATAGCAAGGCAGATATTGTTTGTTTTCAGGAATTTAGAAGTACTGAAAAAGGCTTACTCAGCATGTACAACATCAAAAAAGAGTTAGGTATTAAACATGCAATTAAAAGTAAAAAAGGTACCGATGTTGCCATCTTTTCCAAATACCCAATCACTCATCAAGGTGAAATCTCGTTTGAAAAAGGAAATTTTGGAAGCGCTATTTTTGCTGATCTAAAAATTGGCAAGAAAACGCTACGGGTTTACAATCTTCATTTGGAATCGAACCGTTTTGTTAGAAAAAACTACAAGTTTATAAACAAAAAAGAATTTAAGGGAGACGAACAAGAACTAGATGAATTAAGAGACATTTCTTTCCGTTTGCGACATGCCTTCATTCGCAGGGCTAAACAAGCTCAAATCGTACGTTCGCACATCAATAAATCTCCTCATCCAACACTTGTTTGTGGCGATTTCAACGACACACCACAATCTTTTACGTATAGCACTTTAAGAGATGATTTTAAGGATTGTTTTAAAGAAAAAGGGAGTGGAATTAGCACAACCTATTCTGGCGATTTTCCTTCTTTTAGGATTGATTACATATTGCACGATAAAAACATGATCTGCAACAAATACAGCAGAATTAAGAAAGAACATTCTGACCATTTCCCAATTCTTTCCGAGCTATCTTTTGCAAAGAAATAA